The following nucleotide sequence is from Thermostaphylospora chromogena.
ATGCAGCAGATGTGGTACACCCTGCACCTGCGCGACTCGGGCGCGGGCATGGGCGCGCACATCCCGCGCATCCGCGGTCTGCGGCACGCCGGCGAAGAGGAGAGCATGCCCTCCCGCGGGTTCATGTTCGACACCGACGACCCGGCCGAGATGGCCAAGTGGAGGGGCTGGCGGCGGTGGGTCACCTTCGACGCCCTGCTGCTGTTCTGGGGCATCACGATGCTGGTGACCATCTCCTTCACCATCATCGCCCAGGCGGCGGCGCGGCGGAGCCCGGACGTGCAGAGCCTGCTCCGCGGCGAGGACCGGGAGGCCGCGCTGAACGCGATGGCCGACGCGGTCGCGTCCGCGGGCAGCTCCGTGCTCGGTGTGATCTTCCTCGGGTTCATCGCCCTGATCGGCCTGAACGCCACGCTCGGCCTGTTCGACTCCTTCTCCCGGGGACAGGCCGACATGACCTACTTCTTCGTGCCGGGCGCCCGCAAGCTGAAGATGTCCCACCTGTACGCCATATTCCTGTGGGGTGTCATCATCTTCGGCATCCTGATCCTGCTGTTCGGGCCGGCCGACGGTCCCGCCGCGATCTTGGACACCCTGGCGTTCCTGTCCACCTTCGCGATGGGCGCGTACTGCGTCACCCTGCTGGTGGTCAACAACAGGATGCTGCCCAAGCCGATCAGGCCCAGGATCTGGACCAACCTGATCATCGGCTTCGGCGCGTTCTTCTACCTGGGGATGCTGTTCTACAGCCTCTTCCGGTTCGGCGTGGTCGTGGGGTGACATGAACGCCGAACACGCACGACGACTCGGCGAGCTCGCGCTGCCCGGGTTCGTCATCGGAGTCACGGCAGGTCTGATCGCCGGTGGGCTGACCCTGACCGCCGGGCAGTCCACCGGCGGGGCCGTCGTCGCCGCCGTCACGCTCGGATTACCTCTGGGGCTCCTCGGCGGCGGCTACAGCCTGCTGATGGGCAAGGGTGTGATCAAACCGGGCGTCTTCACCGTGGCGGGTCTGTACTGGCTCGCCGGCTTCCCCCTGGCCCGGCTCTGCCAGGAGGCGGCCACCAGCGCCTACCTCACCGGAACGCCCGCGCTACGCGAAGGGCTGCTGCCCTTCCTGGCCTTCCAGGGGCTGATCAGTCTGGGATTCGCCATCGGTTTCGTGTGGCTGCACGAGCGGATGACGCCGCGGTGGCTGATGCGCGTCCAGGACCGCAACCCCGACGCCCGGCGCCTGTTCGAGTCGTACGTACGGCACGTCGAGATGCTCTGGCGGAGCAGGGAGCGGCGGCGGGGACGTGCACCGGCGGCACGAGATGAAGGAGTGAGATGAGCCTGCCCACATGGGTCTGGGTCGTGACCGTTGTGGGATTCGCGGTCGTCATAGCGTTCGATTTCTGGCTCGTGGCGCGGAATCCGCGTGAGCCGTCCTTCCGGGAGTGCACGCTCTGGGTGGCGTTCTACATCCTCCTGGCCGTGGGCTTCGGGACGGGACTGCTGTTCGTGGCGGGGCCGCGTTACGGAGGGGAGTTCTTCGCCGGCTGGCTCACCGAATACTCGCTCAGCACCGACAACCTGTTCGTCTTCCTGCTCATCATGAGCCGGTTCTCGGTGCCTCGGAGATACCGCCAGAAGGTGCTCCTGATCGGGATCGTGATCGCGCTCGTGCTGCGCGGATTCTTCATCGCGATCGGCGCCGAGGCGGTCTCCCGGTTCGACTGGCTCTTCTACGTCTTCGGGGCGTTCCTGATCTACACCGCCTGGAAACTCATCGCCCACGAAGAGGAGGAGGTGGAGTTCTCCGAGAATCTCGCGCTGCGCACCGTGCGGCGCGTCCTTCCGGCGACCGATCGCTACCACGGAGCGTCCGTCCTCGCCAAGGTCGACGGCCGGCGGGTGGTCACCCCCATGCTGATCGTCATGGTCGCCATCGGCACGACGGACCTGCTGTTCGCGCTGGACTCCATTCCCGCCATCTTCGGCCTGACGAAGGAGCCCTACCTCGTCTTCACGGCCAACGCGTTCGCGCTGATGGGCCTGCGTCAGCTGTTCTTCCTCATCGGCGGCCTGATCGATCGGCTGATCTACCTCAGCAAGGGGCTGGCGCTGATCCTGGCCTTCATCGGGGTCAAGCTGGTGCTGGAGACCCTGCACCACGACGGCGTCTCCTGGGCTCCGGAGGTCCCGATCGCCGTCTCGCTCGGGGTGATCGTCGGCACCCTGGCCGTCACGGCGGTGGCGAGCCTGGTCAAGACCCGGATGGACCGTGCACGTGCGGCGGCGGACGTCACCGGGGCGTCCGCCCGGCAGCCCGCCGAGATCGATTGACCGTCGGCCGCTCGTTCCGTGGCGGGCGGGGCACCGGAGGCGACCTCCGGTGTCGCGCCGCCCGCCGTGGGACGGCGGGCGTGGGAGTCGATCAGCCGCGGACGTCGAGGCGCTCGTCCTCGCTCCAGCGGCGCAGGTGGCGGTCGATGTCGTCGACGACGCGGGAGCGCTGTGCGGCGAGCGCCGTGGCCAGGCCCACTCCGATGGCGCGGCCGTCGGCGTTGAACCCCGTCGGTTGCGTCATGACCTGCCGTAGCGTGTCCACGATTTTCGGCATGGTGCTCCCTCCTCTTCGCGTTCTCGTGATCCGCCGCAGACGGGCACGGTGATCGGCGGAGATCGGAGTGCGGGTGGTGCGCGGTCGGCGTCAGCCGCTGGAGCGGGCGCGGCGGCGACGGGGAGCGGGTGCCGGGACGGGCGGCTCCTCGTTCGCCCGCTGCTCCAGGTAGGAGCGGCGTGTCTGCTCGGTGTGGTGCCTCATCACCTCGGCGGCGCGGTCGGCGTCGCCGGCCTCGATCGCGTCGATCAGCGCCTGGTGCTCCTCCCAGGATTTCTCGCCCCGCTGCCGGGCCACCGGCGTGTAGTACCACCGGACCTTGCGGGAGACCTGAGCGGCCATGTCGGCGAGGACCTTGTTACCGGACATCTCGGTGACCTGGGCGTGCAGCTCGGCGTTGGCAGCCACGGTGCCGTCGACGTCTCCCGAGGAGTGGGCGGCCAGCCCGCGGGCGCAGATCTCCCGCAGGCGGGCGACGCCCTCGGGAGTGGCGTTGAGCGCCGCGAGCCGGGCCGACTCGGTCTCCAGCAGGCCGCGTACGGCCAGGAGCTGGTCGGCCTCCTCGGGGGTGGGCAGGTGGACGAACGCCCCCTGCCCCGGCCGCAGGTCGACCCAGCCCTCGCCGCTGAGGAGCTGAAGCGCCTCGCGCACGGGCTGGCGGGAGACGCCCAGAAGATCGGCCAGTTCGTTCTCCACCAGGTGTTGGCCGGGGCGGAGACTGCCGGTGATGATCAGTTCCAGGATCGCCTCGAAGACGCTTTCTCGCAGCGGCACCGGTCTCGCGATCCGCTGGGCAGACAATTCCGTTCGCAACATTCCTCAACTCCACGAAGAGTGCGACCGGCGCCTAGCCTTACGGTGCTTTCCTCGCCCAGTCGACTGCCTACAGTATACCGAGAGGGAAATCCCCTCCGGCGGTGAAACCCGTCACACCCTGCCGGTTCAGGCCGGATCAGGGTCGTGCACGATCGCCTATTCAGGTCGTCCGTTCAGACCCGCTTTCACGGCTGTGCGGTGGCCGTCGGGCACCGGAAGGGTGCGCGGGCGACCGGGCTGGCGCAGGCCGCGCGCGAGCACCACGGTAGCGAGTCCGAGGAGCGCCGCGAGAAGGCACACGCCGCTTTCTCCGGCCGGCATGGCCGCGGCGAGGACGATGCCGATCGGGCCGCCGACGCCCTTGGCGGCGTAGATGACGCCGTGGATCTCGTCGGTGCGTCGCTCGCCGAAGTACTCCCGCACCAGGCACGCGATCAGCGGATAGAAGGCGCCGCCGCCGAGCCCGGCGAGGCAGACGAAGGCGACCAGCGAGGCCGTGGACCCGGTGGACACCGCGCCGGCCAGCGCGACCTGGCCGCCGGTCAGCACCGCCAGCACGCCGAGCAGCGCCGTGCGGCGGCCCGTCCGTTCCGAGATCGCCACCGACACCGCCCGTCCCGCGCCGTTGAGTGCGATCAGTGCCGTGGTGGCGACGGCCGCGGCCGCCGGACCGTGATCGGCGGCGACCCACGCCGCAGAGACGACGTTGAACAGGGAGAGCGCTCCGGCCAGGACGAGGATGGCGGCCATCGTGGGCAGCGCGGGGGTGCGCAGCGCATCGCCCGCGGAGAAGTCGCGCACCGCACGCGGATTGCAGCGCAGGGCCGGATTGATCCGGCCGTCCATGGCCCAGGTGCGCGGATCGATGTGCGAGGGCCACCAGTGCCGGGGCGGCTCCCGCAGCAGGCGGCCGGTCACGGCGATGGTCAGCCCCACCACGACGGCGGCGACGTCGATCAGGGGCACGACGGCCGAGGGCGCGCCGGCGTGGACGGCGTGGACGGCGACGACGAAGGGGACGGCGCCGTAGGCGAACGCGCCGGTCACCAGGCTCACCCGGCCCGCGGCGCGCTCGGGGTACCAGCGGGCGACGACGGAGCTGCAGGTCGCGTAGACCAGGCCGCCGCCGATGCCGCCGAGCACGGAGTATCCGGCGAAGACCCAGGCGGGCGTGGGCGCGTGGGCGAGGGCGAGCAGCCCGATCGCGCTCAGCAGGGCTCCCGCCGTCATGGCGGTGCCCGGACGGAGCGCGATCCCGCCGCCCGTCCCGCGCCGTTCCATGAGCGCGGCGGTGGGCAGACCGCTCGCCGCCTGGCATACCGCCCAGACGGCGAGCGGTCGTAGCGCTTCGCCGGTGGTCCAGTCACGGGCCGCCGCGACGGCGGGCAGCGTCGCGGCGAAGCCGTACTGCAGGACGCCGAGGGCGGCCATCGCCGCCATGGCCGCCCATACCACGGCCGACCTGGGGCGATTGAGGATCTGCTCGGGAGCGATGCCGGTGAGGTAGACCCGGCCCCGCCAGTCGCGGACCTCTCGGCCCGCCGTGCTGCTGTTTTCCATACTGTATGTGATATGCAATCCGTCCTCTCGTTGTCGAGGTCTGGACGGCCTTTATTCCATACGGTATACAGTCTACAAGTCCGGTACGGCCGGTCCTGGATCACAGGCGAGAGGACAGGCGCGTGGATCTCTTCGAACACCAGGCCAAGGCGCTCTTCGCGGCACACGGCGTCCCCGTCCTGCCCGGCCGGGTGGTGACGACGCCCGCGGAGGCACGCGAGGCGGCGCGGGAACTGGGCGCCCCCGTGGTGGTGAAAGCTCAGGTGAAGACGGGTGGTCGCGGCAAGGCGGGCGGGGTGAGGCTCGCCGAGGGCCCGGCCTCCGCCGAGGACGCGGCCGCGGCCATCCTCGGCATGGACATCAAGGGGCACATCGCGCGAAGCGTTCTGATCGAGAAGGCGCAGGTGGCCGCGGAGGAGTACTACTTCTCCTTCCTGCTCGATCGGGCCGACCGCACCTTCCTGTCCATCTGCTCCGCGTCCGGGGGCATGGACATCGAGGAGGTCGCGCACGCCACGCCGGAGAAGGTGGCGAAGATCCCGATCTCTCCGCTGGAGGGGGTGAACCGGGCCAAGGCCCGCGAGATCGCCCGGGCCGGCGGCCTGCCCGACGCCGTCCTCGACGCCGCGGCGGAGACCATCACACGCCTGTGGGAGGTGTTCACCGAACGGGACGCCACCCTCGTCGAGGTCAACCCGCTCGCCGCGACCGCCGACGGGCGGATCGTCGCCTTGGACGGGAAGGTGACGTTGGATGACAACGCCGCGTTCCGGCAGCCGGATCATGAGGCGCTGGTGGATCGGGGGGCGGAGGATCCGCTGGAGGCGGCGGCCAAGGCCAAGGGGCTGAACTACGTCAAGCTGGACGGGTCGGTGGGGATCATCGGCAACGGTGCGGGGCTGGTGATGTCGACCCTGGATGTGGTGGCCTACGCGGGGGAGAAGCTGCCCGGCGCGCCGCGGCCGGCGAACTTCCTGGACATCGGCGGGGGCGCGTCGGCGGAGGTGATGGCCAACGGCCTGGAGATCATCTTGTCGGATCCGTCGGTGCGCAGCGTGTTCGTCAACGTCTTCGGCGGTATCACCGCCTGTGATGCGGTGGCCGAGGGGATCGTGGCGGCGTTCCGGCTGCTGGGTGAGCGCGGTGAGCAGGTGGGCCGGCCGTTGGTGGTGCGGCTGGATGGCAACAACGCCGCGCGGGGCCGGCAGATCTTGACCGAGGCGAATCTGCCGGGGGTGGAACTGGTGAACTCGATGGATGATGCGGCCGCGCGGGCCGCCGAGCTGGCTGTGGCGGGTGTGTGATGGCGATCTGGCTGACGAGCGAGTCGAAGATCATCGTTCAGGGGATGACCGGCTCGGAGGGGACCAAGCACACGCGGCGGATGCTGGCGGCCGGGTCGAAGATCGTGGGCGGGGTCAACGCGCGTAAGGCGGGGACCGTGCATGAGGGGTTGCCGGTGTTCGGCACGGTGGCCGAGGCGATGGCCGCCACGGGGGCGGATGTGTCGGTGGTGTTCGTGCCGCCGGCGCATACCAAGGCGGCGGTGCGGGAGGCGATCGATGCGCAGATCCGGCTGTGTGTGGTGATCACCGAGGGGGTGCCGGTGCATGACACCACCGAGTTCGTGGCCTATGCGCAGGCTCGGGGGAGCCGGACGCGGATCATCGGGCCGAATTGTCCGGGGATCGCGTCGCCGGGGGCGTCGAATGCGGGGATCATTCCGGCGGATATCACTTCGCCGGGGCCGATCGGGTTGGTGTCCAAGTCGGGGACGTTGACCTATCAGCTGATGTATGAGCTGGCGGATGTGGGGTTCTCCACCGCGGTGGGGATCGGTGGGGATCCGGTGATCGGTACGACGCATATCGATGCGCTGGCGGCGTTTGAGGCGGATCCGGCGACCGAGGCGATCGTGATGATCGGTGAGATCGGTGGTGATGCCGAGGAGCGGGCGGCGGCGTTCATCGAGTCGTCGGTGTCCAAGCCGGTGGTGGCGTATGTGGCGGGGTTCACCGCGCCGGAGGGCAAGACGATGGGGCATGCGGGGGCGATCGTGTCGGGGTCGTCGGGGACCGCGCAGGCCAAGAAGGAGGCGTTGGAGAAGGTCGGGGTGCGGGTGGGCAAGACCCCCAGCGAAACCGCCCGCATCATGCGGGAGCTGCTGGGATGAGGTTCGCCGCCAACCTGTCCATCGTCTTCGCCGACCTGCCGCTCCTGAAGCGCCCCGCCGCCGCGGCGGCCGCCGGCTTCGACGCCGTCGAGCTGTGGTGGCCCTTCCCCGAACCGTCCCCGCCGGAGCGCGACCTCGACGCGTTGCGCACCGCCGTCCGCGACGCCGGTGTCCGCCTCGTCGCCCTCAACTTCGACGCCGGCGACATGGCGGCGGGCGAGCGCGGCCTGCTCTCGCGTCCCGCCGACGCGGCCCGGTTCCGCGAGAACATCGACGTCGCGGTCGGGCTGGCCGGCTCGCTCGGCTGCCGGGTGCTGAACGCCCTGTACGGCAACGCCGTACCCGGCCTCGACCCCGCAGTCCAGCACGACCTCGCGCTGGAGAACCTGACGGCCGCGGCGGAGGCCGCCCAGACGATCGGCGCCACCGTCGTGATCGAGGCGCTCAACTCCTACGAGAACCCGAACTACCCGATCACCTCCTCCTCGGCCGCGCTGCGGCTGATCGACGAGGTGCGCGCCCCCAACGTCGCCCTCCTCGCCGACCTCTACCACCTGTACCGCATGGGCGAGGACCTGTTCGACCTGATCGAACGGCACACGGGGAGGTTCGGCCACGTGCAGATCGCCGACGTCCCCGGCCGCGGCCGTCCCGGCACCGGCGAGATCCCCTACGAGCGGGTGCTCGCCAGGCTGGCCGCCGCCGGCTACGCGGGCCATATCGGCCTGGAGTACAAGCCCGCCGGGCCCGGCGGCGGCGACTTCAGCTGGCTGCCCCCGCTGCGGGAGCGCCTGGCCGCCCTGCGGAACCGCATGACCGACGCCGCGAAGGAGACAGCGTGACCCCCACCACCGCAGACCCCGCGAACACCGTCGGAATCATCGGCCTGGGCGTCATGGGCGCTCCCATGGCCGAGAACCTGCTGCGCGCCGGCTATAACGTGATCGGCCACGACATCTCGGAGGCGGCCGTCAAGCGGCTGGTGGCCGCGGGCGGCAGAGCGGGCGGCGACATCGCCGGCACGCTCGCCGGCGCGGGCACGGTCATCACCATGCTGCCCGACTCCCCACAGGTCGAGCAGGTCGTGCTGGGCCCCGGCGGCGTCCTCGAGCACGCCGAACCCGGCCTGCTGTACATCGACATGAGCACGGTGCGCCCCGAGACGTCGCGGAAGATCGCCGAGGCCGCCGCGGCGAAGGGGGTGCGCGCGCTGGACGCCCCGGTCAGCGGCGGTGAGAAGGGCGCGATCGACGGCACCCTATCGATCATGGTCGGGGGTGACGCCGACGACGTCGAGGCCGCCCGGCAGGTCTTCGAAGCGCTCGGCACCACGATCGTCCACGTCGGCCCGGTCGGCGCGGGGCAGACCGTGAAGGCCGCCAACCAGCTCGTCGTCGGCGGCGTCTACGCGCTGATCGCGGAGGCGATCGTGCTGCTGGAGGCGTCCGGTGTCGACGCCGGGCGCGGACTGGACGTGCTGGCCGGCGGTCTGGCGGGCAGCCGGATCCTCGATCTGAAGCGGCAGACCATGGTCAAGCGCGAGTTCCGCCCCGGCTTCCGGATCGACCTGCACCACAAGGACATGGGCATCGCGCTGGCCGCCGCCCGCGAGGCCGGGGTGGCGCTGCCCATGACCGGCATGGTCGCCCAGCTCATCGCGGCGGCACGGGCGCAGGGCCTCGGGGCGCTGGACCACTCCGCCCTGCTGAAAGTGATCGAGAGGATCAACTCTTGAAGCGGATTCCGTGCATGGAGGCCGTGGTTCAGGTCCTGGCCTCAGAGGGCGTCGACACCGTCTTCGGGATCCCCGGCGCGGCGATCCTCCCGTTCTACGCGGCGCTGCGGAAGAGCCCGATCCGGCACATCACCGTCCGGCACGAGGAAGGCGGCACCCACGCCGCCGACGGCTGGGCGCGGGTCACCGGAAACGTCGGGGTCTGCGTCGGCACCAGCGGCCCCGCGGGCACCAACATGATCACCGGGTTGTACACCGCGATGGCCGACTCCATCCCGGTGATCTGCATCACCGGGCAGGCGCCGCGCGCCAAACTGCACCAGGAGGCGTTTCAGGCCGTCGACATCGTGGAGATCGCCAAGCCGGTCACCAAGTGGGCGGTCCAGCTCAAGGAGCCCGCGCAAGCGCCGTGGGTCTTCCGCGAGGCGTTCCGGGTCGCCCGGTCCGGCCGTCCCGGCCCGGTCCTCATCGACCTGCCGCTGGACGTGCAGCACGGCACCTGCCTTTACGACCCGGCGGTGGACGGGCCGCTCCCGGTCGAGGTCCCCGAGCCGCGGGCGGCGGCCGTACGCGCGGCGCTGGACATGCTCATGGACGCCCGGCGGCCGCTGATCCTCGCCGGCGGTGGTGTGATCATCGCCGACGCCACCGACGAACTGCGCGCCCTCGCCGAGCACCTCCAGGTGCCGGTGCAGGTCACGCTGATGGGCAAGGGCGCCTTCCCGGAGGACCACCCGTTGTTCGCCGGCATGGCCGGCCTGCAGACGCAGACCCGGTGGGGCAACGCCGCCTTCCTGGAGAGCGACCTGGTGCTCGCCGTGGGCGCCCGGTTCGGCGACCGGCACACCGGGGATCTGGAGACCTACCGGCGCGGACGGCGTTTCATCCACGTCGACATCGAACCGACCCAGATCGGCAAGGTCTTCGAACCCGACCTCGGGGTGGTCGGCCACGCCCGCACGGTGCTGGCCGCCCTCGCCGAGGAGGCCGCGGCCAGGACCGCCGTGCGCACGCCGGGCGCGTGGCCGAAGCGGGTGGCCGAGCTGCGCCGCACGCTGGGCCGCCGCGACGACTTCGACGACGTTCCGATCAAACCGCCGCGGATCTACCGCGAACTGAACGACTTCTACGGGCCCGACACCACGTTCGTCACCGCCATCGGCCTCTACCAGATCTGGTCCGGCCAGTTCCAGCGCACCTTCCTGCCCCGCCGGTACCTGGTGTGCGGCCAGGCGGGACCGCTCGGCTGGGAGATCCCCGCCGCGATCGGCGTGAAGACCGCCTTCCCCGAGCGGCAGGTCGTCGTGGTCGCCGGCGACTACTCCTTCCAGTTCCTGATGGAGGAGATCGCGGTCGCCGCGCAGTACAACATCCCGTTCGTCATCGTCATGGTCAACAACGAGTATCTCGGCCTGATCCGCCAGGCGGAGATCCCCTACGAGATGAACTACGCGGTCGACCTGCGCTACGGCGAGGGCGGCATCGATCACGTCAAGCTGATGGAGGCCTTCGGCTGCGCCGCCCGCAGGGTGGAGCGGCCGGAGGAGATCCGCGACGCACTCGCCTGGGCGACCGAGGAGTCCGCCCGGCTGCGCCTGCCCGTCCTGGTCGAGGTCATGGTGGAGCGCGAGGCCAACGCCGCCATGGGCCGGTCGCTCGACGCGATCGAGGAGTTCGAGCCGCTGCCCGGACCGGTCGACGCCGTCGACTGGTCCGATTAGAAAGGGAGGCCCGATGACGCTGGTGCTCAAGCCCGGCACGGCCTGGCACGACGTCTACGCCCGGTGCCTCGACGTCGCCCCCGAGGCGTTCCACGACGACCGGGTGCTCAACCACTGGGGCGGCCTGTGGCGGCGGGACGGCCGGGCCGTGCCCGACGTGTCGCCGGTCGACGGCACCGCCATCGCCGGACCGCCGCGGGTGGACCGGGCCACGGCGGGCCGTGCCGTACGCGCGAGCGTGGACGCGCACCGCCGGTGGCGGCACGTGCCGCTCGCCGAGCGCAAGGCGCGGGTCAGCGCGGTGCTCGACGCGTTGACCGCGCACCGTGACCTGCTCGCGCTGCTGCTGGTGTGGGAGATCGGCAAGCCGTGGCGGCTGGCCGTCGCCGACGTCGACCGCTGCATCGATGGCGTGCGGTGGTACACGGAGGAGATCGACCGCATGATGACGGGCCGCACGCCGCTGCCGGGGCCGGTGAGCAACATCGCCAGCTGGAACTATCCGATGAGCGTGCTGATGCACGCCGTGCTGGTGCAGGTGCTGGCGGGCAACGCCGCCGTGGCCAAGACCCCCACCGACGGCGGCGTCTCCTGCCTCACCCTGGCGACCGCGCTGGCCGCGCGCGAAGGACTGCCGATCACGCTGATCGGCGGCAGCGGCGCGGAACTGTCGCCGGTGCTGGTCCGCGGGCGCGAGCTGGGATGCGTCTCCTTCGTGGGCGGGCGCGACACCGGCGCGCGGATCGCGCTCTCCCTGGCCGATCTCGGCCGCCCGCACATCCTGGAGCAGGAGGGGCTGAACTGCTGGGGGGTGTGGGAGTACGACGACTGGGAGCTGCTCGGCAGGCAGATCCGCGCCACGTTCGACTACGCCAAACAGCGCTGCACCGCCTATCCCCGGTTCGTCGTGCAGCGGCGGCTGTTCGCCGACTTCCTCGCGGTCTACCTGCCGGCGATCTCGTCGGTGCGGTTCGGTCACCCGCTGGCGGTGGAGTCGCCCGACGATCCCCTGCCCGACCTCGACTTCGGGCCGCTGATCGATGACGCCAAGGCCAAGGAGCTGGCCGACCGGGTCGACGAGGCGATCGACAAGGGCGGGGTGCCGCTGTACCGGGGCTCGCTGGACGACGGGCGGTTCCTGCCCGGGCAGGACACCTCGGCGTACTTCGCGCCCGTGGCGATCCTCGCCCCGCCGCCGTCCTCGCCGTTGTTCCACGCCGAGCCGTTCGGCCCGGTCGACACGATCGTGGTGGTGGACACCGAGGCCGAGCTGCTGGCGGCGATGAACGCCAGCAACGGCGCGCTGGTCTCCACGATCTCCTGCGGCGACGAGGCGACCGCGCGGCGGCTGGCGGCCGAGGTGCGCGCGTTCAAGGTGGGGATCAACCGCCCCCGCTCCCGCGGTGACCGTGAGGAGCTGTTCGGCGGGCTGGGCGCGTCCTGGCGGGGCGCGTTCGTCGGCGGGGAGCTGCTGGTGCGGGCCGTCACCCAGGGGCCGCCGGGCGAGCGGCCGCCGGGCAACTTCCCCGAGTACACGTTGCTTCCCTGACCGGGCGGGCGCGGGAGACCGCTGGAGAGGCCACGGGAACGCCCTATGGAAAGGAGCGCGGTAGTACTCTCCAAGTAATGGACACGTGGCACTATGGGTGCACCAAAAACCAGGTCAGGCGCAAGGGAGCGGATTGACGTGGCCACAGTGCCGAGCGTGTCCTATTCGATCACCGTCCGGCTTGAGGTCCCCGCGGGGGGTAAGGCCGTAAGCCAGCTCACCCACGCGGTGGAGTCCGCCGGAGGTGTGGTCACCGCGCTCGACGTGAGCAACGCGGGCCACGAGAAGCTCCGCATCGACGTGACGTGCGCCGCCCGTGACACCGACCACGCGCAGGACATCGTCGACCAGCTCGACGCGGTCGAGGGCGTGGTCATCCACAAGGTCAGCGACCGCACCTTCCTCATGCACCTCGGCGGCAAGATCGAGATGCAGTCGAAGGTCCCGCTGCGCACCCGGGATGAGCTGTCCATGGCCTACACGCCCGGGGTCGCGCGGGTGTCCATGGCCATCGCGCGCAACCCGGAGGACGCCCGGCGGCTGACGGTCAAGCGCAACAGCGTCGCGGTGGTCACCGACGGCTCGGCGGTGCTCGGCCTGGGCAACATCGGTCCCGCCGCGGCGCTGCCGGTGATGGAGGGCAAGGCGGCGCTGTTCAAGCGGTTCGCCGGCATCGACGCCTGGCCGATCTGCCTGGACACCCAGGACACCGACGAGATCGTGCGGATCGTGCGGGCGATCGCCCCGGGCTTCGGCGGCATCAACCTGGAGGACATCTCCGCG
It contains:
- the gcl gene encoding glyoxylate carboligase, which produces MKRIPCMEAVVQVLASEGVDTVFGIPGAAILPFYAALRKSPIRHITVRHEEGGTHAADGWARVTGNVGVCVGTSGPAGTNMITGLYTAMADSIPVICITGQAPRAKLHQEAFQAVDIVEIAKPVTKWAVQLKEPAQAPWVFREAFRVARSGRPGPVLIDLPLDVQHGTCLYDPAVDGPLPVEVPEPRAAAVRAALDMLMDARRPLILAGGGVIIADATDELRALAEHLQVPVQVTLMGKGAFPEDHPLFAGMAGLQTQTRWGNAAFLESDLVLAVGARFGDRHTGDLETYRRGRRFIHVDIEPTQIGKVFEPDLGVVGHARTVLAALAEEAAARTAVRTPGAWPKRVAELRRTLGRRDDFDDVPIKPPRIYRELNDFYGPDTTFVTAIGLYQIWSGQFQRTFLPRRYLVCGQAGPLGWEIPAAIGVKTAFPERQVVVVAGDYSFQFLMEEIAVAAQYNIPFVIVMVNNEYLGLIRQAEIPYEMNYAVDLRYGEGGIDHVKLMEAFGCAARRVERPEEIRDALAWATEESARLRLPVLVEVMVEREANAAMGRSLDAIEEFEPLPGPVDAVDWSD
- a CDS encoding 2-hydroxy-3-oxopropionate reductase, which translates into the protein MTPTTADPANTVGIIGLGVMGAPMAENLLRAGYNVIGHDISEAAVKRLVAAGGRAGGDIAGTLAGAGTVITMLPDSPQVEQVVLGPGGVLEHAEPGLLYIDMSTVRPETSRKIAEAAAAKGVRALDAPVSGGEKGAIDGTLSIMVGGDADDVEAARQVFEALGTTIVHVGPVGAGQTVKAANQLVVGGVYALIAEAIVLLEASGVDAGRGLDVLAGGLAGSRILDLKRQTMVKREFRPGFRIDLHHKDMGIALAAAREAGVALPMTGMVAQLIAAARAQGLGALDHSALLKVIERINS
- a CDS encoding aldehyde dehydrogenase family protein, with the protein product MTLVLKPGTAWHDVYARCLDVAPEAFHDDRVLNHWGGLWRRDGRAVPDVSPVDGTAIAGPPRVDRATAGRAVRASVDAHRRWRHVPLAERKARVSAVLDALTAHRDLLALLLVWEIGKPWRLAVADVDRCIDGVRWYTEEIDRMMTGRTPLPGPVSNIASWNYPMSVLMHAVLVQVLAGNAAVAKTPTDGGVSCLTLATALAAREGLPITLIGGSGAELSPVLVRGRELGCVSFVGGRDTGARIALSLADLGRPHILEQEGLNCWGVWEYDDWELLGRQIRATFDYAKQRCTAYPRFVVQRRLFADFLAVYLPAISSVRFGHPLAVESPDDPLPDLDFGPLIDDAKAKELADRVDEAIDKGGVPLYRGSLDDGRFLPGQDTSAYFAPVAILAPPPSSPLFHAEPFGPVDTIVVVDTEAELLAAMNASNGALVSTISCGDEATARRLAAEVRAFKVGINRPRSRGDREELFGGLGASWRGAFVGGELLVRAVTQGPPGERPPGNFPEYTLLP